The region ATCGTGGCTTATGCAGCAGAGCGCGCCCTCGTAATCGGCCAGCGCGCGAGAGAGCGCCTCCACCCCTGAAATATCCAGATGCGTGGTAGGCTCGTCCAGCAGCAGCACATTGGGCGGGTCCAGCAGCAGCTTCACAAGAGCCAGCCTGCTTTTTTCACCGCCGCTGAGATACCTGACTTTTTTATAAACCGCATCGCCGGAAAACAGGAAAGAGCCCAGCACGGTCCTGACCAGCCGCTCCGGGTTATGGCGGGGACAGTCCATCGCCTCGTCCAGGACGGAGCGTTCCGGCTCCAGCATGTCCATCCGGCGCTGCGAATAGTAGCCGGTTTTCACGTTAAGCCCGGTTTCCAGCGAGCCGCCGTCCGGGGGGATTACGCCCGCCAGCAATTTAAGCAGCGTGGACTTTCCCGCGCCGTTTTTGCCGACCAGCGCGATTTTCTGGCCGCGCTCCAGCAGGAAATCAAGCCCCTCGTAAACTTTGTTGCCGCCATAGGATTTGCCGGCATTTTTAAGCTCCAGCGCCTTCAGCCCGCAGCGCGACGGCTGGGGAAAGGCTATCTTGACGGCCCGGAGGCTGGGAGGAGGCTCTATAAGCTCCATCTTCTCCATCTGCTTTAGCACGCTCTGCGCCCGGCCCGCCGTGGACATTCTGGCGCGGTTGCGGTCCACAAATTCCTGCATGCGCTTAAGCTCGTTCTGCTGGCGCTGATAGCTGGCCTCCAGGCGCAGGCGCGAAGCCTCGTATTCCTCCACGAAATGCCGGTAGCCGCCGTGATAGATTTTAAGCGCGCCGTGCTCCAGGCTTATGATGGCGGATGTTGTTTTGTCTATAAAATCGCGGTCATGCGAAATCAGCAGCAGCGCGCCCTTGTAGGAGGCCAGCCATCTCTCAAGCCACAGAAGGGATTCCAGGTCCAGATGATTGGTGGGCTCGTCCAGCAGCAGCGCGTCGGGCGACTGGACCAGCAGCCGCGCAATGGCCACGCGCATGTTCCAGCCGCCGGAAAGCTCGCTTACCGGCCTTGAAAAATCCGGTATGCCAAAGCCAAGCCCCGCCAGTATCTCCTTGGCGCGGGCCTCGTCGGCGCCGGAGGGCGAGTCCAGACAGGAAAGCGCCTCCTCCAGCACCGTCGCCCCGGAGGAAGGCGCGCTCTCCTGCGGCAGGTAGCCGCAAACCACGCCTTTTCTGAACTGGATGGAGCCGCTGTCCGGCTCCTCCATGCCCAGAAGCATTTTAAGAAAAGTGGACTTGCCGGAACCGTTGGGCCCGACTATGGCGAACCTGTCGCCGCCGTTTATCTGGACAGAGCCGTTTTTTATCAGCGTCTGCTCGCCGAAAGCCTTGCAAATACCGCGTGCGGATATCATCGTGTGTGCAAGCAGGGGGCTCAGCGCTCCAGGTACTCGTCGCCGGCGTAGATAAGCTTGCTGCCCTCGCTGTCAAATTTGAATTTCATCTCTCCGTAGCCGGCCAGCGCGGCGCGCAGCCGGGACTGGTTTTCCGGCAGACAGCAGAACAGCATGAACCCGCCGCCGCCCGCGCCCAGCAGTTTTCCCCCCTCCGCGCCGGCGCGCAGGCCTTTTTCGTAAAGCCCGTCTATGGCGGGGTTTGTGATGCCGCCGGCCAGCCCGCGCTTGAGCTGCCAGTTCTCGTTGAGTATTTTCCCGAAGGCGCGCAAATCCCCGGCGTAAAGCGCATCCCGCGTTTTCCAGACCAGTTCCACCATCTTTGCCAGCGCATCCGTTTTATCGGGCGAGGAAATCGCGCTTTTCTGCTCGGACAGGATGGCGGAGGCGCTGCGCTGCGCGCCGGTATAAAACATCAGCAGGCTGCCCTGAAAAGCTTTGTAGACCGCCTTGGGCAGATGAATAGGCTCCACCACGGTTTCGCCGGAAGTCAGGAACCGTATGATATTGAGTCCGCCGAAGGCGCAGGCGTACTGGTCCTGGCGGCCTATAGGCTCTTTGAGCCGGTTGATTTCAATATCGCAGGCCTCGCTCGCCAGACGGTCCTTGGTGACAAACGCGCCGTTGCGGGCATAGAGGTTATGCAGCAGCCCCACCGTGAAAGCCGACGAGGAGCCAAGCCCCGTACCCGCCGGCACATCGGCGTTGGAGCTTATTTCCAGCCCGCCCTTTATGCCGAACTGCTCCAGCGCCTGGCGCACTATCGGATGCTCAAGCCGAGAAGTGTCGGAGACTATTTCCGTCCTGCTGTA is a window of Elusimicrobiales bacterium DNA encoding:
- a CDS encoding ABC-F family ATP-binding cassette domain-containing protein, with the protein product MISARGICKAFGEQTLIKNGSVQINGGDRFAIVGPNGSGKSTFLKMLLGMEEPDSGSIQFRKGVVCGYLPQESAPSSGATVLEEALSCLDSPSGADEARAKEILAGLGFGIPDFSRPVSELSGGWNMRVAIARLLVQSPDALLLDEPTNHLDLESLLWLERWLASYKGALLLISHDRDFIDKTTSAIISLEHGALKIYHGGYRHFVEEYEASRLRLEASYQRQQNELKRMQEFVDRNRARMSTAGRAQSVLKQMEKMELIEPPPSLRAVKIAFPQPSRCGLKALELKNAGKSYGGNKVYEGLDFLLERGQKIALVGKNGAGKSTLLKLLAGVIPPDGGSLETGLNVKTGYYSQRRMDMLEPERSVLDEAMDCPRHNPERLVRTVLGSFLFSGDAVYKKVRYLSGGEKSRLALVKLLLDPPNVLLLDEPTTHLDISGVEALSRALADYEGALCCISHDVYFLNSVANGIAHVEGGRIAFYPGGYEYFASRRASSGEETQTPPRQAVLGYEDRKRERAAIRASEKEAARLAKEREAAFSRMEELAMAMADPAVYSDFERIRKMGEEMAELQRLLGSSDQKVK